DNA from Hominilimicola fabiformis:
CTTTTGCAATAACTTTGTTACGCATTTCAGTTGTAACTTGTTCGTCTATCACCTCTCTTGTCGCCTCTTGACCGTCTTGGTATGTAACCTTGTAAGTGATTGTTTTCACACCGTCTTGTCCTTCGTCAACGACTTTTTCCTGTCCCTTGATCAAAGTCGCGTCATCAACATATTCAACACCTTTAGGAATTACTTCCGTTTCAGTTTCGTCTGTATGGCTTACCGATACAAGCTCGATTGTGTCACTGCTTGCAACAGTTTCGCCGTTGGCTGAAATTTGGTCATATTCGCCCGGAATATATCCTGCCTCAACAAGTGCGTCCTTAACGTCCGCCTTTGTTACTGTTACAACTTCTTCCGATTCACCGACTTTAATTGTAACACGCTTACCACGCTTGATAACAATATTTTCATTATCCTCAACAGGCTTTTCTGTTGAAACATTAATCTTATCGGTATCCGAAACATTCACGCCGTGTTCTTCAAGAGCACCCTCAACGCTTTCGCTTCTTGTCTTTACAGTTTTTGTTTCATTTGTTCCCGCAAATTCGTTTATTTCCGTAATTGTGATTTCCTTCGCCGATGCGCTGTATACACTACCGAATATTACCGTCATCATTGCCACAAGCGTAATAATTGCAATCGTACATCTTCTGTGTTTTGCTTTCAATTTTGCTTTTTTCTTTTCTTCGCGTTTTTCACGCAAATTCATTATCATTTCTTGTTTTGTCATCTCTTGTGTAGTCATAAAAGTTAAACCCCTTTCATTACTTGTTCCATAGTATACTACAAAATTGTTACATTGTCAAGCTTTTTATTACATTTTTATTACAAAATAATTTCAAATATTGCAATATGAATAAATATATTACTCGACTTTTCCCACATATTACTATTTATATGCACGATATTTACATATTATTACATTTATTTTTGATTAATGTTACAAAAATAAAGCAGGTATATACTTTTTCATAGTCGGAAATAATGGAAATAAAACAAATTGAAATGATTGGAGATTAGTAATGAAGGAATTGACAAAGAAAGTAGTTATTTTAAATAATTTTTCATCACCGTATGTGAGCCAAGCAATAATAATTCTCAAAGACTATAATCCAAAACTTGAAAGCAGAGCAATAGCAGACGCGGAAACAATAGTCAGTCGCTACATCGAACGAATACAAAAAAACGGACAACCCACAAAGGCTGTCCGCTCGAAATCTAAAATATTAAAAATATTGATTTGCTTAATTTTGATTGCGTCAATATGCTTTGCAATCAAATATCTTTCTTAAATTATTTGAAATTGCTGTCCATATAGTCAATATATTCAGTATATTTTTGAGCTGTTGAAGTCATTGAAGAATATGAGAAATCATAATATACCGCAATTCCGTTTTTCAACACGCATTTTCTGTGGTAAACAGTATCATCTGTTGTCACAGTGACTGCATACCAATCGTCACCGGCACGAGAATATGAAACTTCGCCGCCCGTTTGACGTGCATAGTCACGCATAAGGTCAGACGGAGCACCGCTCTTTCCCTCTTGCGAAACAGTCATAGTTGCACCGCCAAGCGCATCAGTCAAGTTAAGTTTTTGATTTCCTGTTGTCGGATTTGAATTAAAAGTAGACGGATAAACGCATGTTACACCGCTTATTGTCATTTTTGAATAACCGTTTTTGCTTGCTGAATTTGACGGCGATGATGTTGATGATACGTTGTTTGCTGTATCTGTTGGCATATTCGTTGCACTTGCAGGCGAATTTGTTGAAGTAGGAGCAGTGCCTAATCCGTTATCGTTCGGAGCCATCATATTATAGCCGATAATCACACTTACTATTGCGATAAGCAGTGCTACGATTATGAAAATCATAACACTTCCCTTACTTTTTCTACGTTTTTTATTACGGACTTGTTTTGCCTCTTTTTCCTGTAAACGACGTTTACGATTAAGACGTTCAGCCTTCAGTTCCTCGATTTCTTTGCGTTTTGTAGTTTGGCTGTTCTGGTTGTTTTTTCTTACTGATTGACCACATCTGTCACAAAAACGTGTTCCCTCTTTCAGTTGTCTGCCACAATTTTTGCAGTACATAAAACCCCTCCGAAATTACTTTTTTGCTATCTAAACTATTATACTATATATTGTATATAAATGCAAGTAATTTTCGTAATTTTGTTACATATAGATTACACATTAAACGCAAAATACGAAATATTTTTGAAATATTTGTTATTTAAGCGCAAAATTCCATATTTTTATTATAAGAAATTATCATATCATTTACATTTATCGACAAATTCTTCCCTCTATGATATAATAACATTCTGAAATGGTTGCAAACCATGCTGACACCACCTTAAAGGGGGTGTGCATATGAGTGAAGCTATTGTTTATTTAACTTTGGTTTTACTGCTTTGTATAGTGATAATAAAAAAATAGTTACCTATCTCACAAATAGGTAACTATTTCGTAGAAAATATTTCTTTCTACTAAATTATTAACATGCAGCATGGTTTGTTTACCATTTCTTTTATTATATTATCACACAACGCTAAATTTGTCAAGCAAAAAGAACGGTCATACGACCGTTCTTTTATTGCTTTATAAATTATTCAGTTGCAGATGTTGTTGCATCACTTTCTGTTACCTTGATATTATCAAGCATTGCACAATGGCTGTTGTTTATATAACCAAAAATATCAATTTGTGTTGCTTTTAAGTTTTCTGTTGTTGCATCAACAAAAGCCACATCTGTTGCTTTTGCTATTTCTGCACCATCTGCTTTATTTGTGATAGTATAGCTTACTTTCTTTGTTGATTGATTAACAACTACATTGACATGCATCCATTTATTTGTATAGTCACCTATAGCTTTAGAGCTGTCACCTTGAACTAATGCATTAGTTTTATTCGATCCTAAATTAAATATAGCACCTGTTGAATTGTAAGTAACTTTTGTACTACCACCAGTAGTTCCTCTTGTTGTTGCATCACCAATGCTCAATATTGCTCTACCACCGTTTGTATTATAATAATCAAAATCAAATGTTACTATATCTTTTGTTACTGTATCTGGTAATGCATAATGTGCAAATGAATATCCATTACCTGCATTACCTGCACAAGTGAATCCGACAACTTTTGAATTTAATGTAGCATCATCTTCAATTTTTACTGTAATTCTTGAATCTGCTTTGAATAATGGCTTTTCATCTTCAAACTTTTCATATACATTATATGATGCGTCTTTCTTGACAACAATTACAACTTTATTTTCTCCTGCTGCCAAAGTAATTTTATCAGTACCACCTGATACATAACTATATACATCATATAGTCCTGTGTCTGAATTTGTTACTACTCTTTCTGAAAGATATGATTCAGGAACAGTAACTTCATCTGCTTCAAATTTGTTATCGTCTTCAGTATATACGTCAACAGTTTCAACTACACCTGTTGTTTCATCACCTGTTGTATATATTGCCTTTAAAGTACCTTTGCTCTTTGCAACAACTTCAAAGTCTGCTGTTGCAGATATTTCTGTATCAGCGATTGTAGCCTGTACTTTGTATTTTCCGCCTATAACTCCGTTTGTTACTGATACAACACCATTTTCTACTGCAATATTAGCCGGTGTATCAACAACAGTCCAATTTACAGTCTTGCCTGTCATTACACGACCATCTTGGTCTTTAACTGTTGCTGTAAATGTAATAGGGCTTCCAACTACAACAATGTTATTTTCAGGAGACGT
Protein-coding regions in this window:
- a CDS encoding zinc-ribbon domain-containing protein produces the protein MYCKNCGRQLKEGTRFCDRCGQSVRKNNQNSQTTKRKEIEELKAERLNRKRRLQEKEAKQVRNKKRRKSKGSVMIFIIVALLIAIVSVIIGYNMMAPNDNGLGTAPTSTNSPASATNMPTDTANNVSSTSSPSNSASKNGYSKMTISGVTCVYPSTFNSNPTTGNQKLNLTDALGGATMTVSQEGKSGAPSDLMRDYARQTGGEVSYSRAGDDWYAVTVTTDDTVYHRKCVLKNGIAVYYDFSYSSMTSTAQKYTEYIDYMDSNFK
- a CDS encoding G5 domain-containing protein, translated to MTTQEMTKQEMIMNLREKREEKKKAKLKAKHRRCTIAIITLVAMMTVIFGSVYSASAKEITITEINEFAGTNETKTVKTRSESVEGALEEHGVNVSDTDKINVSTEKPVEDNENIVIKRGKRVTIKVGESEEVVTVTKADVKDALVEAGYIPGEYDQISANGETVASSDTIELVSVSHTDETETEVIPKGVEYVDDATLIKGQEKVVDEGQDGVKTITYKVTYQDGQEATREVIDEQVTTEMRNKVIAKGTMEPTPAPKNTTVKDTFATKSTVSDNGGTVNGYKYKKKITMTATAYSTSPSENGGYTVSAMGNPLGYGIVAVDPSVVPLGSKVYVTSADGSWSYGVASAEDTGGAIKGNKIDLCYNSNANDFGRRSCVVYILD